In the Halobacteriovoraceae bacterium genome, one interval contains:
- a CDS encoding NGG1p interacting factor NIF3 — MLFQVWVYIPKENKEEVKSAVFQKGGGKIGNYDSCCFEIEGTGQYRPLDGANPHIGLINQVEHVQEVKVEFICHEDDLQKVIHSMKKAHPYEEVAYGVVQLYN, encoded by the coding sequence ATGCTTTTTCAAGTGTGGGTTTACATCCCTAAAGAAAATAAGGAAGAAGTAAAAAGTGCTGTTTTCCAAAAAGGTGGCGGAAAAATTGGCAATTATGACTCATGTTGTTTTGAAATAGAAGGCACAGGCCAGTATCGTCCCTTAGATGGTGCAAACCCCCATATTGGTTTAATCAATCAAGTTGAACATGTACAAGAGGTAAAGGTGGAGTTTATCTGTCATGAAGATGATCTTCAAAAAGTAATTCATTCTATGAAAAAAGCACACCCCTATGAGGAAGTTGCCTATGGAGTGGTTCAACTCTATAATTGA
- a CDS encoding DUF547 domain-containing protein: MAQEKIFDHEHLKFQELLDKSVVIKDNQSYVNYDTINIKMLEDYLNDLKTVSKQDFENWEKNKKLAYLINLYNASTIYLVTKEKPKNSIKEIGGFFSGPWKLKFIRLFNEDVNLDYIEHELIRKNFNDHRVHFVLNCASISCPSLLKKVLTFSTLNIQLDHAKKHFFSNEKKNYVDLKNKKVYVSKIFKWYREDFAKNEAELLSYFQKNLDQKILPTFEIKFLEYNWTLNKIMN; this comes from the coding sequence ATGGCGCAAGAAAAGATTTTTGATCATGAACATTTAAAGTTTCAAGAATTACTAGATAAATCAGTAGTAATAAAAGATAATCAATCCTATGTAAACTATGACACTATTAATATCAAAATGCTTGAAGATTATTTAAATGATTTAAAGACCGTTTCAAAACAAGATTTTGAAAATTGGGAAAAAAACAAAAAATTGGCCTATCTAATAAATTTATATAATGCTTCTACAATATATTTGGTAACAAAAGAAAAACCGAAGAATTCAATCAAAGAAATAGGTGGTTTTTTTTCAGGCCCTTGGAAGCTAAAATTTATTAGACTTTTCAATGAAGATGTCAATCTAGATTATATTGAGCATGAGTTAATTCGTAAAAACTTTAATGACCACAGAGTGCATTTTGTTCTAAACTGTGCTTCAATCAGTTGTCCCTCTCTGCTTAAGAAGGTTTTAACATTCTCAACTTTGAATATACAATTGGATCATGCCAAAAAACATTTTTTTTCAAACGAAAAGAAAAATTATGTCGATCTTAAAAATAAAAAAGTTTATGTTTCAAAAATATTTAAATGGTACAGAGAAGATTTTGCAAAAAATGAAGCAGAACTTCTTTCTTATTTTCAAAAAAACCTCGATCAGAAAATTCTGCCAACATTTGAAATAAAGTTTTTAGAGTATAATTGGACTCTAAATAAGATTATGAATTAG
- the queF gene encoding preQ(1) synthase, translating to MVSKKSKTKSGRSKKELVNFSLGKHSTIYPTNYSPDLLEAFDNKNPGVDAWTSFLCSEFTSLCPKTNQPDFARIYINYIADKKMVESKSLKLYLFSFRNHGDFHEDCVQKICDDLFKLMKPKYLEVIGEFTPRGGISIYPFASRSISSKKYSELKMQRFTEYAPGKYTMPLQRIY from the coding sequence ATGGTAAGTAAAAAATCTAAGACAAAAAGTGGTAGATCGAAAAAGGAGTTGGTTAATTTCTCACTTGGTAAGCACTCTACAATTTATCCAACCAACTACTCTCCTGATTTATTAGAGGCCTTTGATAATAAGAACCCGGGGGTTGATGCCTGGACAAGTTTTTTATGTAGTGAGTTTACTTCATTATGTCCAAAGACGAATCAACCTGATTTTGCTCGAATTTATATTAATTATATTGCAGATAAAAAAATGGTTGAATCTAAATCATTAAAGCTTTATTTGTTCAGTTTCAGAAATCATGGAGATTTCCATGAAGACTGTGTCCAAAAGATATGTGATGACCTATTTAAATTAATGAAACCAAAATATCTTGAAGTTATTGGAGAATTTACTCCCAGAGGTGGGATATCTATTTATCCCTTTGCAAGTAGATCTATAAGTAGCAAAAAATATAGCGAGCTTAAAATGCAGCGTTTTACTGAATATGCACCGGGTAAATACACAATGCCCTTACAGAGAATATATTAG
- the hemH gene encoding ferrochelatase, with product MHPEILKVVLIQLGSPKDPSISSVRHYLKEFLGDPRVVDINPLAWKIILNLFVLPFRPKRSAALYANIWKNNSFPLIEYTKDFSSKLRKEFEKTNIEIDYCFALSNPRPEEIFENWEKDRQAGKNVAQKVIFIPMFPQYSESTIGSVIDFIGNVFRKMVTIPRYEVIDHFHNSKAFIDGSIRQIEQYIQGATLEGKNIDHLIISFHGIPKRRVVIKKDPYYKHCFETFWLIKNKIVQLPQDKITMTFQSRFGSEEWLTPYTENKVIEIIKQGDKNIAVYCPSFVADCLETIDEIGRELNEEANHHGGNIFPIPCLNDDDLWAKDFAEYIKANISNKPIQDYNYFLTQEKANTMKEPKLEKIPLSNEAKSTFKIIFLTLFLDLVGFSIIFPLFPALAKYYLENDGENFFLNFIFNTITSFTSNGGAMNVNSIVLFGGALGAIYSFLQFIAAPIWGTISDRIGRRPVLIISVAGLALSYLLWFFSGSFTLLILARFIGGIMGGNISTATAVVADVTDNSNRSKGMAIIGISFALGFIIGPAMGGIFSLIDLTKHLPSFSHWGVNPFSMPALIAFLLSAFNVIYILKKFKETLPADKRGNSEAQRSINPIKLFAPLPYQGVNITNISYFLFLMAFSGMEFTLTFLAVERLSYTSMENAYMFIFIGVIIALVQGGFVRRKANDIGEKKVSIMGLFLLIPGLILIAFAHNSFLLYSGLFFLAIGSSMAIPCLTSLVSMYTPAIEQGKSIGIFRSLGALSRVFGPIIASLVYWNFGGHAPYIYGAIFLIIPILMLSRLPKVNSAA from the coding sequence ATGCATCCAGAAATTCTAAAAGTTGTACTCATCCAATTAGGTTCTCCCAAAGATCCAAGTATTTCATCTGTTAGACATTATTTAAAAGAGTTTTTAGGTGATCCTAGAGTTGTCGATATAAATCCATTGGCCTGGAAAATCATATTAAATTTATTTGTATTGCCCTTTCGACCAAAACGATCTGCCGCTCTTTATGCAAATATTTGGAAAAACAATAGCTTTCCCCTTATCGAGTATACAAAAGATTTTTCTTCAAAACTAAGAAAAGAATTTGAAAAAACAAATATTGAAATCGATTACTGTTTCGCTCTTTCAAATCCTCGTCCTGAAGAAATTTTTGAAAATTGGGAAAAAGATAGACAGGCCGGTAAAAATGTTGCCCAAAAAGTTATTTTCATACCCATGTTTCCACAATACTCTGAAAGTACAATCGGTAGTGTGATTGACTTCATTGGAAACGTTTTTCGCAAAATGGTGACAATCCCTAGGTATGAAGTCATAGATCATTTTCACAATTCTAAGGCCTTTATTGATGGATCAATTAGACAAATCGAACAATATATTCAAGGCGCAACCTTGGAAGGGAAAAATATTGATCATCTCATCATCTCTTTTCATGGAATTCCAAAACGCAGAGTTGTCATAAAAAAAGATCCATATTACAAACATTGTTTTGAAACATTTTGGCTTATAAAAAATAAAATAGTTCAACTTCCCCAAGATAAAATTACAATGACATTCCAGTCACGTTTCGGCAGTGAAGAATGGTTAACTCCCTATACCGAAAACAAAGTCATTGAAATTATAAAACAAGGTGATAAAAATATTGCAGTTTATTGCCCAAGCTTTGTTGCCGATTGCTTAGAGACGATTGATGAAATAGGAAGAGAACTTAACGAAGAAGCAAATCATCATGGAGGAAATATATTTCCCATTCCATGTCTCAACGATGATGACTTATGGGCCAAAGATTTTGCTGAATATATTAAAGCAAATATTAGTAATAAACCAATTCAAGATTATAACTATTTTCTAACACAAGAGAAGGCAAATACAATGAAAGAACCAAAACTAGAAAAAATTCCCCTTTCTAACGAAGCAAAATCAACTTTCAAAATTATATTTCTAACTTTATTTTTAGATTTAGTTGGATTTTCAATAATCTTTCCACTATTTCCGGCGTTAGCAAAATATTATCTAGAAAATGATGGGGAAAACTTCTTTTTAAATTTTATATTTAATACAATCACATCATTTACTTCGAATGGGGGAGCGATGAATGTCAATTCAATTGTCCTTTTTGGAGGAGCTCTTGGTGCAATTTATTCATTTCTACAATTCATAGCGGCCCCAATTTGGGGAACTATTTCAGATAGAATTGGTCGTAGACCTGTTCTGATTATTTCTGTGGCCGGTTTGGCCCTAAGTTATCTCCTTTGGTTTTTTTCAGGATCATTCACTCTTTTAATCTTGGCCAGATTTATTGGTGGAATTATGGGCGGAAATATTTCCACGGCCACTGCAGTTGTGGCCGACGTTACAGATAACTCAAATCGTTCTAAAGGAATGGCCATTATAGGTATTTCATTTGCACTTGGCTTTATTATTGGGCCGGCCATGGGGGGAATTTTCTCTTTAATTGATTTAACAAAACATTTACCTAGCTTTAGTCATTGGGGAGTTAATCCATTTTCAATGCCAGCTTTAATTGCTTTTTTACTTTCAGCATTCAATGTTATTTATATTTTAAAAAAATTCAAAGAAACTTTACCTGCAGATAAAAGAGGTAACAGTGAGGCCCAACGAAGTATTAACCCAATTAAGCTTTTTGCCCCTCTACCTTATCAGGGTGTGAACATTACGAACATTTCATATTTTCTTTTTTTAATGGCCTTTTCTGGAATGGAGTTCACTTTAACTTTTCTTGCAGTTGAAAGACTAAGTTACACATCAATGGAAAATGCATACATGTTCATTTTCATTGGTGTAATCATTGCACTAGTTCAAGGTGGATTTGTTAGAAGAAAAGCAAATGACATTGGGGAAAAGAAAGTTTCAATTATGGGACTATTTCTCCTGATACCAGGATTGATATTAATTGCTTTCGCACACAATTCATTTCTTTTATATTCAGGGCTCTTTTTTCTAGCGATTGGTTCATCAATGGCCATCCCTTGTCTTACTTCACTTGTATCAATGTATACCCCGGCCATTGAACAAGGAAAAAGCATTGGTATATTTCGCTCCCTAGGCGCACTATCAAGAGTTTTTGGTCCTATAATAGCATCACTTGTATACTGGAATTTTGGAGGACATGCTCCCTACATTTATGGGGCCATTTTTTTAATTATCCCAATCTTAATGCTGTCTAGACTTCCTAAAGTAAATTCAGCAGCATAG
- a CDS encoding response regulator, with protein sequence MDCSKYKILIVDDEVDLGELCVDSFEMEGFQVKYFSSSVEAMEHLNSNNEVYDVIISDENMPEVSGRDLLKELAQKNKLQNTLFYLSTGDIELKEEEIDGLGGAGLLVKPYDLDETVEKIKTGLLNKVGQI encoded by the coding sequence ATGGATTGTTCAAAGTATAAAATACTCATCGTAGATGACGAAGTTGATCTGGGCGAACTCTGTGTGGATTCATTTGAAATGGAAGGTTTTCAAGTAAAATACTTCTCTTCAAGTGTTGAGGCCATGGAGCATTTGAATAGTAATAATGAAGTTTATGATGTCATTATTAGTGATGAAAATATGCCAGAGGTTAGTGGCCGAGACCTCTTGAAAGAGCTAGCTCAAAAAAATAAATTACAAAACACACTTTTCTATCTATCCACTGGAGACATCGAACTCAAAGAAGAAGAAATTGATGGACTCGGCGGAGCTGGACTTCTCGTCAAACCTTATGACCTTGATGAAACCGTTGAAAAAATAAAAACTGGCCTTTTAAACAAAGTGGGCCAAATTTAG
- a CDS encoding RNA polymerase factor sigma-32, with the protein MAKKLENKKVEILSKEDLKKGDSTQKSKDIDARFKEVAIDGQAIDQETLQQEKLSNDLEILSSKDLAIYKPKDLKDPLYQYLEEVSKYKLLTIEEEKELLEKLKNTGDIETAKKLVTANLRLVVKIAMEYRNAYQNVMDLIQEGNIGLMKAVSKYDSSKGAKLSYYASWWIRSYILKFILDNFRLIKIGTTNEQKKLFYNLLREKERLIARGLAPDTKLISDSLGVSQKAVDQMDQRLGSSGIELSIDTPLKNESTSTIGDMIQSDEIALEDKVSQSQDLRLFNSHLQDFIGKLKKRDKEIFAKRLLSDDPPSLQSIADSYGITRERVRQIESRLIQSLKSYMSQFLR; encoded by the coding sequence ATGGCCAAAAAATTAGAAAATAAGAAAGTTGAAATTCTATCCAAAGAAGATTTAAAGAAAGGTGATTCAACTCAAAAGTCAAAAGATATTGATGCAAGATTTAAAGAAGTCGCTATTGATGGCCAGGCCATTGATCAAGAAACTCTTCAACAAGAGAAATTATCAAATGATCTGGAGATTCTGAGCTCAAAAGACCTGGCCATATACAAACCTAAAGATCTTAAAGATCCTCTCTATCAGTATTTAGAAGAAGTCTCCAAATATAAATTATTAACAATTGAGGAAGAAAAAGAACTACTTGAAAAATTAAAAAACACCGGGGACATTGAAACTGCTAAAAAATTAGTGACTGCCAACCTACGTCTTGTCGTTAAGATTGCTATGGAATATCGAAACGCTTACCAAAATGTCATGGATCTCATACAAGAAGGAAATATAGGACTCATGAAGGCCGTCTCAAAATATGACTCTTCCAAAGGGGCCAAACTTTCATATTACGCAAGCTGGTGGATTAGATCATATATACTTAAATTTATCCTCGACAATTTTAGATTAATTAAAATTGGAACTACCAACGAACAAAAAAAATTATTTTATAATTTACTTCGAGAAAAAGAACGCCTCATTGCGAGAGGGCTTGCTCCTGACACGAAGTTGATCTCTGATAGTCTTGGTGTTTCTCAGAAGGCCGTTGATCAAATGGATCAACGACTTGGTAGCTCTGGGATTGAACTAAGCATTGATACTCCTCTTAAAAATGAATCAACTTCTACAATCGGTGACATGATTCAATCAGACGAAATAGCACTTGAAGACAAAGTATCTCAGAGTCAGGATTTAAGACTTTTTAATTCTCATCTTCAAGATTTTATTGGAAAACTTAAAAAACGTGATAAAGAAATATTTGCTAAACGTTTATTGTCGGATGATCCACCTTCTCTTCAGTCTATTGCAGATAGTTATGGAATTACACGTGAGCGCGTAAGACAGATAGAGTCAAGGCTGATCCAGTCTTTAAAGAGCTATATGTCCCAGTTTTTGCGATAA
- a CDS encoding twin-arginine translocase TatA/TatE family subunit — MFGLGMGEAIVLLAIVILVFGGKRLPELGSALGKSLTNFKKGLREDQIEHKDEKEN, encoded by the coding sequence ATGTTTGGACTTGGAATGGGAGAGGCAATTGTATTGCTGGCCATCGTAATTTTAGTTTTTGGAGGAAAAAGACTACCAGAGTTAGGTAGTGCTCTAGGTAAGTCTCTTACAAATTTCAAAAAGGGACTTAGGGAAGACCAAATTGAACATAAGGATGAAAAAGAAAACTAA
- the bfr gene encoding bacterioferritin, whose amino-acid sequence MKGNQKIIDALNDVLTRELTAINQYFLHARMLQDWGLSKLGRLEYEASIDEMKHADELIKRILFLEGLPNVQRMGRVRIGQNIREIIESDLEVEMEAVPALKQYIKLAEDEADYATRSLFLDILKSEEHHVDWLETQLGLLDKVGEQNYMQSQIEMSSNS is encoded by the coding sequence ATGAAGGGAAATCAAAAAATAATAGATGCTTTAAATGATGTGTTAACAAGGGAACTTACAGCAATCAATCAATATTTTTTACATGCAAGAATGCTCCAAGACTGGGGTTTAAGCAAACTTGGTAGACTTGAATATGAGGCCTCAATTGACGAAATGAAGCATGCTGATGAATTAATAAAAAGAATACTATTTCTTGAAGGATTGCCTAATGTACAACGTATGGGGCGAGTCAGAATTGGACAAAATATTAGAGAAATTATTGAGTCTGATCTTGAAGTTGAAATGGAGGCCGTTCCAGCTTTAAAACAGTATATCAAATTAGCTGAGGATGAAGCTGATTACGCAACGCGATCACTTTTTTTAGATATTCTTAAAAGTGAAGAACATCATGTAGACTGGTTAGAAACACAATTAGGATTACTTGATAAAGTTGGCGAACAAAATTACATGCAGTCTCAAATTGAGATGTCTTCTAATTCATAA
- a CDS encoding HAMP domain-containing histidine kinase: protein MEKFEKTVQKGASLFNRLTYLQTFHLMGACGYLSWHWVYQGLLESDYDYLWFRVAIFLLMWGLVISSLIFKKMNEFLELTMFLILCAVFAIDLLVMCRLNPGSVYQTFGMYILLSIMIISVKRNSYIYSFAVFSLLLVLLSQLHEPYLAGNVYFHMVGLGTIIFFGVFFQLEKNRYYEKAKKERYMYMQVENVSHIGGWHLDFESGKFWPSYQLQKILRLKSKEEAFSLIDLKPILGESNYNDLVKNIKKLRDELKTFEDEIQVKNSNGLIDYYKIVARPFKVEELKAESAIGTFQDVTVLKQLENELNEEKEKALLHSKLSSVGRLASGMAHEINNPLTVIKNLSRRLLREETDSRKVTLLEKNIRSVDRVAEIVQKLKSISSTDLKEGFVATDICELLENTLVVFNSNLKKYNIELNYNFQEMKCIVNTNVPYISQVIAGLIENSIEAIKGLEEKWIRIEITESTHDYHILFVDSGKGIKKDIHESIMEPFFSTKKSGHGTGLGLSSSLSIVKEHGGDLYLDSAHENTTFVLVLPKLNLV from the coding sequence ATGGAAAAATTTGAGAAGACAGTTCAAAAAGGAGCAAGTCTATTTAATAGATTGACCTACTTGCAAACTTTTCATCTTATGGGTGCATGTGGGTATTTGTCCTGGCATTGGGTGTATCAAGGGCTTCTTGAAAGTGATTATGACTATTTATGGTTTCGTGTTGCGATTTTCTTGCTGATGTGGGGACTTGTTATCTCTAGCTTAATTTTTAAAAAAATGAATGAGTTTCTAGAGTTGACGATGTTTCTTATTCTCTGTGCCGTGTTTGCTATTGATTTATTAGTAATGTGTAGACTTAATCCAGGCTCTGTCTACCAGACATTTGGTATGTATATTCTGTTAAGTATTATGATTATCTCTGTAAAAAGAAATTCCTATATATATTCTTTTGCAGTTTTTTCTCTTCTACTTGTACTTCTTTCTCAATTACACGAACCATATCTTGCTGGAAATGTTTATTTCCATATGGTTGGACTAGGAACAATTATATTTTTTGGAGTTTTTTTCCAGCTAGAGAAAAACCGATACTATGAAAAAGCAAAGAAAGAAAGATATATGTATATGCAAGTTGAAAACGTATCTCATATTGGAGGATGGCATTTAGACTTTGAAAGTGGAAAATTTTGGCCAAGTTATCAATTACAAAAAATACTTAGATTAAAATCGAAAGAAGAAGCATTCAGCCTAATTGATTTAAAACCAATTCTTGGAGAATCAAATTACAACGATTTGGTTAAAAACATAAAAAAACTTAGAGATGAACTCAAAACTTTTGAAGACGAAATTCAGGTTAAAAATTCAAATGGTTTGATTGATTATTATAAAATTGTAGCTAGGCCTTTTAAAGTTGAAGAATTAAAAGCTGAAAGTGCAATAGGTACTTTCCAAGATGTAACAGTTCTAAAGCAATTAGAAAATGAGTTGAATGAAGAAAAGGAAAAAGCTCTACTTCACTCAAAACTTTCTTCAGTAGGGAGACTCGCTTCAGGTATGGCCCATGAGATTAATAATCCTCTGACAGTGATCAAAAATCTCTCAAGAAGACTCCTAAGAGAAGAGACGGATTCAAGAAAGGTAACTCTCTTAGAAAAAAATATTCGATCTGTTGACCGGGTTGCAGAAATTGTTCAAAAACTTAAGAGTATTTCTTCTACAGATTTAAAAGAAGGATTTGTAGCAACTGACATATGTGAATTACTAGAAAATACACTTGTAGTGTTTAATTCAAATTTAAAAAAATATAATATAGAGCTGAACTATAACTTTCAAGAGATGAAATGTATTGTCAATACAAACGTTCCTTATATATCTCAAGTCATTGCAGGTCTTATAGAAAACTCCATTGAGGCCATAAAGGGCCTTGAAGAAAAATGGATACGAATTGAAATCACTGAAAGTACACATGACTATCATATTCTTTTTGTGGATAGTGGAAAAGGAATTAAAAAAGACATCCATGAATCTATAATGGAACCGTTTTTTTCAACTAAGAAAAGTGGTCATGGAACAGGTCTAGGTCTAAGTTCATCTCTGTCAATTGTTAAAGAGCATGGTGGAGATCTTTATTTAGATTCTGCACATGAAAATACTACTTTTGTACTTGTCCTGCCAAAATTGAATTTGGTATAA